In Gimesia sp., a genomic segment contains:
- a CDS encoding sigma-70 family RNA polymerase sigma factor has protein sequence MNLESISTTLIYHASLGDPESRNRLMKLSEWVLFRIASRVLDNRQDVEDAVQETLTVIVKVMAEQDLRLEHGRHSFIRLLKSCLRNVAANQIRKKQVVPIGGSDNLNQIHNLIDDNIETVEEKRDIAEGLIQLAGLSENEKQVLSLYFLSGKLPREIAEETGLSSANVRQIQSRALRKIRDFLGES, from the coding sequence ATGAATCTGGAATCCATCTCGACCACTCTCATTTATCATGCCTCACTGGGAGATCCGGAATCCCGCAACAGGTTAATGAAACTCTCTGAATGGGTTCTGTTCCGCATTGCCAGCCGCGTTCTGGATAACAGACAGGATGTGGAAGATGCGGTTCAGGAGACGCTGACCGTCATCGTCAAGGTGATGGCCGAGCAGGACCTCCGCCTGGAACATGGTCGGCACAGCTTCATTCGCTTGCTGAAAAGCTGCCTGCGGAATGTCGCTGCGAATCAGATTCGCAAAAAACAGGTCGTCCCCATCGGTGGCTCTGATAACCTCAACCAGATCCACAATCTGATCGATGACAACATCGAAACTGTTGAAGAAAAACGGGATATCGCCGAGGGGCTGATTCAGCTGGCCGGGCTGTCCGAAAATGAAAAACAGGTGCTGAGCCTGTACTTTCTCTCCGGTAAACTCCCTCGAGAAATTGCCGAGGAGACAGGCCTGTCGTCAGCGAATGTCCGTCAGATCCAGTCTCGGGCACTCCGCAAAATTCGTGACTTTCTGGGGGAATCCTGA